Proteins co-encoded in one Sporosarcina sp. FSL K6-1522 genomic window:
- a CDS encoding amino acid racemase, translated as MEKKTLGIIGGVGPLATMFVGEMIVRLTDAEKDQDHVDMIITNNPNIPDRTAFILGESAEDPVPVIVADAQRLGAAGADILAIPCNTAHSFLGQIQEGTDLPVINMIGETAARAAADGAKRIGVLATTGTISTGIYQAACEQHGMTPIVPDAHIQSVIMSLIYDDVKAGKPADREKWTIIQAAMDEAGCDKVILGCTELSVVRQELGLGEQCIDSLLVLAETAIERCGHTVKK; from the coding sequence ATGGAAAAGAAAACACTAGGTATTATCGGTGGTGTGGGTCCACTAGCAACGATGTTCGTAGGTGAAATGATTGTCCGATTGACAGATGCTGAGAAGGATCAGGATCATGTGGATATGATTATTACCAATAACCCAAATATCCCGGATCGCACGGCCTTCATCTTAGGAGAGAGTGCCGAAGATCCAGTGCCGGTCATTGTCGCAGATGCGCAACGCCTCGGTGCAGCAGGTGCGGATATACTTGCCATCCCTTGCAATACAGCGCACTCCTTTTTGGGACAAATTCAGGAGGGAACGGATTTACCAGTCATTAATATGATTGGCGAAACCGCGGCTCGTGCTGCAGCAGATGGTGCGAAACGGATTGGAGTTTTGGCGACAACAGGCACGATTTCAACGGGGATCTATCAGGCGGCATGTGAGCAACATGGCATGACGCCGATTGTACCTGATGCGCATATTCAGTCGGTCATTATGTCGCTCATTTATGATGATGTGAAGGCAGGGAAACCAGCCGATCGTGAGAAATGGACGATCATTCAAGCAGCGATGGACGAAGCAGGTTGCGATAAAGTTATTCTTGGCTGTACAGAATTGTCCGTTGTCCGACAGGAACTTGGACTTGGAGAACAATGTATTGACTCGTTACTCGTTCTTGCGGAAACAGCGATTGAACGATGCGGTCATACGGTTAAAAAATAA
- a CDS encoding tryptophan-rich sensory protein, with protein sequence MLRIMMMGLSLIAIGIVNVTTNTTPLNGQIIGSATNKLPVLFMPAGYVFIIWVIIYLLLIIWLYGFRQYHYNSPSSLQNRRTSLFVLSCLLTLAWILCWQYSFYSWTIITILALLLTLLILYFTYPKTDNQLFGRLPIGIFLGWVFILTITNVSYILTLHEWSGWGLSDPLWTVAYLTFATAVSLHFIYHHRDIALNSVFMWAFIGIAIHNGVNELFVSAAALFLTAVIGVSCFLVTKSREPNK encoded by the coding sequence ATGCTTAGAATTATGATGATGGGCTTATCGCTCATCGCAATCGGTATTGTCAATGTAACAACTAACACGACGCCATTAAATGGGCAAATCATTGGGAGTGCCACAAACAAATTGCCTGTGCTCTTTATGCCGGCAGGATACGTCTTTATCATTTGGGTTATCATCTATCTACTTCTTATTATATGGCTTTACGGCTTTAGGCAATACCATTACAACAGCCCTTCTTCGTTGCAAAACCGAAGAACCTCGCTATTTGTCCTTAGCTGCCTACTCACTCTCGCCTGGATACTTTGCTGGCAGTATAGCTTTTATTCTTGGACCATTATAACGATTTTAGCACTATTGTTGACATTGCTTATTCTGTATTTCACATACCCGAAGACAGATAACCAGTTATTCGGGCGATTGCCTATTGGGATATTCCTCGGTTGGGTTTTCATCTTGACGATTACCAATGTTAGTTATATCCTCACACTCCATGAATGGTCTGGTTGGGGCTTGAGTGATCCCTTATGGACCGTCGCTTACTTGACGTTTGCTACAGCGGTTTCACTGCACTTCATCTACCATCATCGTGATATCGCATTGAACAGCGTCTTTATGTGGGCATTTATTGGAATCGCTATCCACAATGGGGTCAATGAATTATTCGTCTCCGCCGCTGCCCTATTCTTAACAGCCGTTATCGGGGTCAGTTGTTTCCTTGTAACAAAATCGAGGGAACCAAATAAATAA
- a CDS encoding aminopeptidase, with product MSTFKQQLTRYAELAVQVGVNIQPNQYLYISASTDTIELVRLITEKAYDSGARQVFIDWADDVTARLRYDKAPADSFAEFPEWKVMEREQLAEKGAAFISIVSQSPDLLKGVESSRIGDFQKAAGQALDKYRQYVQSDKISWTVIAAPSHAWAAKVFPELPEQQQVPALWEAIFKAVRVDQQDPIQAWVNHDKNLHEKVDYLNNKRFRKLHYTAPGTDLTIELPEGHLWCGAGSINEKGHTFMANMPTEEVFTVPLKTGINGYVSSTKPLSYGGNIIDNFKITFKDGRVTAISAEQGEEVLQRLIDTDEGAKHLGEVALVPHASPISQSGLLFYNTLFDENASNHLALGSAYAFCIEGGKTMAREELEAHGLNQSITHVDFMIGSEEMAIDGIHDDGSSEAVFRNGNWAF from the coding sequence ATGTCTACATTTAAACAACAATTAACACGTTATGCTGAACTTGCCGTTCAAGTCGGTGTCAATATTCAACCGAATCAATACCTCTATATTAGCGCATCTACCGACACAATCGAGCTTGTCCGCCTCATTACTGAGAAAGCCTATGACTCAGGTGCACGTCAAGTATTTATAGATTGGGCAGATGATGTGACGGCTCGCCTTCGTTACGACAAAGCACCCGCGGATTCTTTTGCTGAATTTCCCGAATGGAAAGTGATGGAGCGTGAACAGCTTGCTGAAAAAGGTGCAGCCTTTATAAGTATCGTATCCCAAAGTCCTGACCTGCTAAAAGGTGTAGAATCCTCTCGTATTGGTGACTTCCAAAAAGCAGCTGGTCAAGCACTCGATAAATACCGTCAATATGTACAGTCGGACAAAATCAGCTGGACGGTTATTGCAGCACCTTCTCATGCCTGGGCTGCAAAAGTATTCCCTGAATTACCAGAACAACAGCAAGTCCCTGCGCTCTGGGAAGCTATTTTTAAAGCTGTCCGCGTAGACCAGCAAGATCCGATTCAAGCCTGGGTCAATCACGACAAGAACTTACATGAAAAAGTAGACTACTTAAATAACAAGCGCTTCCGTAAATTACATTACACAGCGCCCGGCACGGATTTGACCATTGAACTACCTGAAGGGCATCTATGGTGTGGTGCGGGGAGCATCAACGAAAAAGGACATACATTCATGGCCAATATGCCAACAGAAGAAGTTTTTACAGTTCCCCTAAAAACAGGCATCAACGGCTATGTTTCAAGCACAAAACCATTAAGTTACGGCGGCAATATTATCGACAACTTCAAAATCACATTTAAGGACGGCCGCGTGACAGCGATTTCAGCCGAACAAGGAGAAGAAGTGCTTCAACGTCTCATTGATACAGACGAAGGTGCTAAACATTTAGGTGAAGTTGCACTTGTGCCGCATGCTTCTCCCATCTCACAATCGGGACTATTGTTCTACAATACGTTATTCGATGAAAATGCATCCAACCATCTTGCGCTTGGAAGTGCCTATGCATTTTGTATCGAAGGCGGGAAAACAATGGCTCGTGAAGAGTTAGAAGCACATGGTTTAAACCAAAGTATTACACATGTAGACTTCATGATTGGCTCTGAGGAAATGGCGATCGACGGCATTCATGACGATGGCTCTTCTGAAGCTGTTTTCCGTAATGGCAACTGGGCTTTCTAA
- a CDS encoding DUF1128 domain-containing protein has protein sequence MDLSNPTAENVSYMIEKIKEKLRMVNVDAMKAENFSTSQYEDLHYMYEMVMKRETITPNEMQAIAAELGSMRN, from the coding sequence ATGGATTTATCTAACCCAACAGCTGAAAATGTTTCCTATATGATTGAAAAAATTAAAGAAAAACTTCGCATGGTCAATGTGGACGCGATGAAGGCGGAAAACTTCAGTACTTCGCAATATGAAGATTTGCATTATATGTATGAAATGGTTATGAAGCGTGAGACCATCACGCCAAACGAAATGCAAGCCATTGCAGCCGAACTCGGTTCAATGCGCAACTGA
- a CDS encoding DEAD/DEAH box helicase, protein MSFLEKMDDVFKSKWSFQQEMPIQTKLIPEMLAGRDIVAESPTGSGKTLAFVLPILQLVDGDKKQTQALIITPSQELSMQIVNVIREWVQGTSITVTQLIGGANMQRQIEHLKKKPTIVVGTPGRLAELVKVKKLKMYDIRHIVLDEGDQLLSRDHRVVVKNMIDAANPDRQVIAVSATITEEIELVANKFMIDPIRIQVGAEEMPKSGKVIHSFVKADVRDKTDVLRGISHLKGLRALAFINNVDQLRMKEMKLKYNEAPVAVLHSDMKKFERQQTLESFRKGDTRVLIATDLAARGLDIEGLTHVIHVDVPHTIEQYLHRSGRTGRAGADGEVLTLLSYAEERDYRKLTKGIKTVQKVWYKGQLLEGNSKTVGNNNKKK, encoded by the coding sequence ATGTCCTTTTTAGAGAAAATGGATGATGTATTTAAAAGTAAATGGAGTTTCCAACAGGAAATGCCGATTCAAACAAAGCTAATTCCCGAAATGTTGGCGGGACGCGATATTGTTGCGGAGTCGCCAACAGGATCAGGCAAGACACTTGCTTTCGTTTTGCCGATTTTACAATTAGTTGATGGTGATAAAAAGCAGACGCAAGCATTGATTATCACGCCATCACAAGAATTGTCGATGCAAATCGTTAACGTGATTCGTGAGTGGGTGCAAGGAACGAGCATTACGGTTACGCAACTCATTGGTGGCGCCAATATGCAACGGCAAATTGAGCATTTGAAGAAAAAACCAACGATTGTTGTTGGAACACCAGGCAGATTGGCTGAGCTTGTGAAAGTGAAGAAGCTTAAAATGTATGACATCCGCCATATTGTGCTGGATGAAGGCGATCAGCTACTATCACGCGATCATCGGGTCGTTGTGAAAAATATGATTGATGCGGCGAATCCAGATCGGCAAGTGATTGCTGTATCTGCGACGATTACGGAGGAAATTGAGCTTGTAGCGAACAAATTCATGATTGACCCTATCCGTATTCAAGTGGGTGCCGAAGAAATGCCGAAATCGGGTAAAGTCATTCACTCCTTTGTCAAAGCTGATGTGCGTGACAAAACGGATGTGCTGCGAGGGATTTCTCATTTGAAAGGGCTTCGGGCTCTTGCATTTATTAATAATGTCGATCAGCTTCGTATGAAAGAAATGAAGCTTAAATATAATGAGGCGCCAGTTGCGGTACTCCATTCAGATATGAAGAAGTTTGAACGTCAACAAACGTTGGAATCGTTCCGGAAGGGAGACACGCGTGTTTTAATTGCGACGGATCTTGCAGCGCGTGGACTGGATATCGAAGGGCTTACACATGTTATCCATGTAGATGTACCGCATACGATTGAACAGTATTTACATCGTTCAGGTCGAACAGGGCGAGCGGGGGCAGATGGTGAAGTGTTGACGCTCTTGTCATATGCGGAAGAGCGTGATTATCGTAAACTGACAAAGGGCATTAAAACAGTCCAGAAAGTTTGGTATAAAGGCCAGTTGCTTGAAGGTAACTCGAAAACGGTTGGGAACAACAATAAGAAAAAGTAA
- the motA gene encoding flagellar motor stator protein MotA — protein sequence MDLSTVIGLVLGVVALFVGMVMKGVTPDSLVNPAAILIIIFGTIASVAIAFPVSELKRVPKLFGILFKEQKSTSDADIIRMFSSWADVARREGLLSLEAKTGEIDDPFLKNGLGLAIDGQNADYIRDVLTEEVDAMEERHSVGSQIFSQAGTYAPTLGVLGAVVGLVAALKDLSDIDALGIAISAAFIATLLGIFTGYVLWHPFANKLKRKSSIEVRQKMMIIEGILSVLEGEAPRVIEQKLASYLSMEERRKLISDDSSGKGAGQVAEET from the coding sequence ATGGATTTGTCAACAGTTATAGGACTCGTATTGGGAGTTGTCGCCCTATTCGTGGGGATGGTGATGAAGGGCGTTACACCGGATAGTCTAGTTAACCCTGCAGCTATCCTAATTATCATTTTTGGGACAATTGCATCCGTTGCTATCGCGTTCCCGGTAAGTGAATTGAAAAGAGTACCAAAACTTTTTGGTATCCTTTTTAAAGAACAAAAATCGACTTCTGATGCGGATATTATTCGCATGTTTTCCAGTTGGGCGGATGTTGCACGACGTGAAGGCTTGCTTTCGCTAGAAGCCAAAACAGGTGAAATCGATGACCCGTTTTTGAAGAATGGGCTTGGATTAGCGATTGATGGGCAGAATGCGGATTATATTCGCGATGTGTTGACGGAAGAAGTCGATGCGATGGAAGAACGGCATTCAGTAGGTTCGCAGATATTCTCACAAGCGGGGACATATGCACCGACGCTTGGGGTTCTAGGAGCAGTTGTCGGGCTAGTTGCAGCGCTAAAGGACTTGAGTGACATTGATGCATTGGGAATTGCGATTTCCGCTGCGTTTATTGCTACTCTTCTCGGTATTTTTACGGGGTATGTTCTTTGGCACCCATTTGCGAATAAATTGAAACGTAAATCAAGTATTGAAGTTCGTCAAAAAATGATGATTATCGAAGGAATTCTCTCTGTACTTGAGGGGGAAGCACCACGCGTTATAGAACAGAAGCTAGCATCTTATCTGTCAATGGAAGAGCGACGGAAATTGATTAGTGACGATTCTAGCGGCAAGGGGGCTGGCCAGGTTGCCGAAGAGACGTAA
- the thiT gene encoding energy-coupled thiamine transporter ThiT, whose translation MDRKRLQLVLEVAILGAISFVLDQIGIRAPQGGSITLSMLPIIVMAFRWGIVGGMLTGFVSGVLQLVMGGYVLNALQATLDYFVAYTLVGLAAVTLSWLLSSKAKGNKKSMVAAIVVGTIIGGFLRYMIHFIGGMVFFAQFAGDQPVWLYSLVYNGGYMIPSIILSAIVAGLLFTSAPRLLQRA comes from the coding sequence GTGGACCGGAAACGTTTGCAATTAGTATTGGAAGTCGCGATTTTAGGGGCGATTTCGTTTGTATTAGATCAAATCGGGATTCGAGCCCCACAGGGCGGTTCCATTACGCTGTCGATGCTACCAATCATTGTGATGGCATTTCGTTGGGGGATTGTTGGTGGGATGCTAACGGGATTTGTGTCGGGCGTTCTTCAGCTAGTGATGGGTGGCTATGTACTAAATGCGTTACAGGCAACCTTGGATTATTTTGTAGCCTATACACTTGTTGGACTAGCAGCAGTTACACTGAGTTGGTTGTTAAGCAGTAAAGCAAAAGGAAATAAAAAATCAATGGTCGCTGCGATTGTTGTCGGAACAATCATTGGTGGATTCTTGCGCTATATGATTCATTTTATCGGCGGGATGGTGTTTTTCGCGCAGTTCGCGGGAGATCAGCCGGTTTGGTTATATTCGCTCGTTTATAATGGTGGTTATATGATTCCCTCTATTATTTTATCAGCGATTGTGGCGGGATTATTGTTTACTTCCGCACCAAGATTATTGCAACGTGCATAA
- a CDS encoding DUF4870 domain-containing protein — MNNKLLAALCYFSVFFAPLLLPVIVFFVTDDREVKFHAKRSLVSHLVPVILLIAGFIIFSFSMFSLTTQMNSMSSDGFGFSFWQWTPFLFILLYGLLFVIIVLWNVVQGVKVLK, encoded by the coding sequence ATGAACAATAAATTATTGGCCGCCTTATGCTACTTTAGTGTCTTTTTTGCACCACTCCTACTCCCCGTCATCGTCTTTTTTGTCACGGATGACCGAGAAGTAAAATTCCATGCCAAACGCTCGTTAGTGTCACATCTCGTACCCGTCATCCTGCTCATTGCAGGGTTTATCATCTTTTCCTTCTCCATGTTTTCATTGACCACTCAAATGAACAGCATGTCCAGCGACGGCTTCGGTTTCAGCTTTTGGCAATGGACACCTTTTTTGTTCATACTACTGTACGGCTTGCTGTTCGTCATCATCGTCCTTTGGAACGTCGTGCAAGGTGTTAAAGTTTTGAAGTGA
- the motB gene encoding flagellar motor protein MotB, producing the protein MPKRRKKKKEAPHVDESWLLPYADLLTLLFALFVVLFASSTVDEAKLKQMSAVFNEVFDGGVGVMDNAAPTAVPIPKDSIGSENENNSYLEDQKSLSEIQDRVDEYIAVNELENQFETKMTDEGLLVTIRDSILFSPGKANIQPEYEQIANDIAELLVFDPARHIVVTGHTDNVPNNNEYASNWELSVMRAVNFLKIIVKNDEIDPLLFSAKGYGEFQPIESNDTAEGRAKNRRVEVLIQPLVLEDGTIIE; encoded by the coding sequence TTGCCGAAGAGACGTAAAAAGAAAAAAGAGGCCCCTCATGTTGACGAATCATGGCTTTTGCCATATGCTGACCTTTTGACGCTTCTTTTCGCGCTTTTCGTTGTCCTATTTGCTTCGAGTACAGTTGACGAAGCGAAGCTTAAGCAGATGTCGGCGGTTTTTAATGAAGTATTTGACGGTGGGGTTGGCGTCATGGATAACGCAGCTCCCACTGCTGTTCCGATACCAAAGGATTCTATCGGTAGTGAGAACGAAAATAACTCTTACCTAGAGGATCAGAAATCACTTTCTGAAATTCAAGATAGGGTTGACGAATATATTGCAGTCAATGAGTTGGAAAATCAGTTTGAAACAAAGATGACTGACGAGGGGCTACTGGTTACGATTCGAGATAGTATTCTATTCAGCCCGGGGAAGGCAAACATTCAACCAGAGTATGAACAGATTGCGAATGATATTGCGGAGTTACTGGTCTTTGACCCGGCTCGTCATATTGTAGTGACGGGGCATACAGATAATGTACCGAATAATAATGAATATGCATCGAACTGGGAATTGAGTGTCATGCGCGCGGTGAATTTCTTGAAAATTATCGTGAAAAATGATGAAATTGATCCTTTGCTCTTCAGTGCGAAAGGATACGGTGAATTCCAACCAATCGAGTCAAACGACACAGCTGAAGGACGAGCTAAAAACCGTCGAGTAGAAGTACTCATTCAGCCACTCGTATTAGAAGATGGCACAATTATTGAATAA
- a CDS encoding sodium:alanine symporter family protein: MDAIAAALDKISSFVWGPPLLILLVGTGIFLTVRLAFIQVRLLPYSLRQVFSRNHDKKAEGDISQFQALMTAMAATVGVGNIVGVATAVVMGGPGAIFWMWLAGFFGMATKYGEAVLAVKYRVKDSSGQMAGGPMYYLEHGLKQKWLGVMFAIFGALAAFGIGNGTQSKAVADVMNLTFNVPHWITGIGLVIFGALVILGGIQSIGKVTAFFVPIMALFYFIAGAIIVIMNFDLVPAAFGLIFSDAFSGEAAAGGAIGAVIRFGVARGLFSNEAGLGSAPIAAAAARTDLPGRQALISMTQVLFDTLVICSITGVTIVMSGQWKDTSISAGDLTAAAFGTFLGSAGPYVVAIGLIFFATSTILGWSYYGEKCFQYLFPNKAAVRAYRVIFVLFIFVGAVVSLDIVWLLADVLNGLMAIPNLIGLLGLSGVIVYESKRFHAKMKEEEAAKKAAKLSVDTK; the protein is encoded by the coding sequence ATGGACGCGATAGCAGCAGCATTAGATAAGATAAGTAGTTTTGTATGGGGACCACCACTTCTAATCTTGCTCGTGGGGACGGGGATTTTCTTAACAGTACGGCTCGCATTTATTCAAGTACGACTTTTACCGTATTCTTTAAGGCAAGTATTTTCAAGAAATCATGATAAAAAAGCAGAGGGCGATATTTCACAGTTCCAGGCGCTTATGACTGCTATGGCCGCAACTGTCGGTGTAGGGAACATCGTTGGGGTTGCCACTGCTGTTGTAATGGGTGGACCAGGTGCAATCTTCTGGATGTGGCTCGCTGGGTTCTTCGGAATGGCAACCAAGTATGGGGAAGCTGTCCTAGCCGTTAAATACCGTGTAAAAGACTCTAGTGGACAAATGGCTGGGGGGCCTATGTACTATCTTGAACATGGTTTGAAACAAAAATGGTTGGGTGTTATGTTCGCCATCTTCGGTGCACTTGCAGCATTCGGAATTGGGAATGGTACGCAATCGAAAGCTGTTGCGGACGTTATGAACTTAACTTTCAATGTTCCACACTGGATTACAGGAATCGGTCTCGTTATTTTCGGAGCACTGGTTATCCTCGGTGGTATTCAATCCATCGGTAAAGTAACTGCCTTTTTCGTACCAATCATGGCGTTGTTCTATTTCATCGCCGGAGCAATTATCGTCATTATGAATTTCGACTTAGTGCCTGCTGCATTCGGACTAATTTTCAGTGATGCATTCTCAGGAGAGGCTGCGGCGGGTGGTGCAATCGGTGCCGTTATCCGTTTCGGAGTTGCTCGCGGACTATTCTCGAACGAAGCTGGTCTTGGTTCAGCGCCTATCGCAGCCGCGGCTGCAAGAACGGACCTACCTGGACGTCAAGCACTTATCTCTATGACACAAGTACTTTTCGATACACTCGTCATTTGCTCGATTACAGGTGTAACGATCGTTATGTCTGGTCAATGGAAAGATACATCGATTTCAGCAGGAGACCTTACAGCTGCTGCATTCGGTACATTCCTTGGTAGTGCTGGACCGTATGTCGTTGCAATTGGTTTGATTTTCTTTGCGACTTCTACAATTTTAGGGTGGAGTTACTATGGGGAAAAATGTTTCCAATACCTCTTCCCGAACAAAGCTGCTGTACGCGCATACCGCGTGATTTTCGTCTTGTTCATCTTCGTTGGTGCAGTCGTTTCACTTGACATTGTTTGGCTACTTGCAGACGTGCTGAATGGTTTAATGGCCATTCCGAACTTAATTGGTCTACTTGGATTGTCTGGCGTCATTGTTTATGAGTCAAAACGCTTCCACGCGAAAATGAAAGAAGAAGAGGCAGCAAAAAAAGCAGCGAAACTTTCAGTTGACACTAAGTAA
- a CDS encoding GNAT family protein has translation MILLEGQTCYLRILTEDDASRFTELLIANKDYWSVFEPRHEASYFSVNVQREKIREALYQMRDRREYNFGIFDAETSQLIGHISLYSIKRLPFSSGFVGYSIDERQTGKGFGTEAVHLLTQFAFEKVALHRVEAFVSPRNTGSVKVLEKAGYSQEGLLRKLLYINGVWEDHYMYAVVEDHF, from the coding sequence ATGATCTTGCTAGAGGGGCAAACATGCTATTTGCGTATATTGACTGAAGATGATGCTTCACGATTTACAGAGTTACTGATCGCCAATAAAGACTATTGGTCGGTTTTTGAACCGAGACATGAGGCGAGCTATTTTTCAGTGAATGTTCAAAGGGAAAAAATTAGAGAAGCGCTTTACCAAATGAGAGATCGTCGGGAATATAATTTCGGGATCTTCGATGCAGAGACGAGCCAACTGATTGGGCATATTTCGTTGTATAGCATTAAGCGCTTACCGTTTTCGAGCGGTTTTGTAGGTTATTCGATTGATGAGCGACAGACGGGCAAAGGATTTGGCACGGAGGCTGTGCATCTACTTACGCAGTTTGCTTTCGAAAAGGTAGCCTTGCATCGGGTGGAGGCATTCGTCTCTCCGCGGAATACAGGTTCCGTAAAGGTGTTAGAGAAAGCAGGCTATAGTCAAGAGGGTTTGTTACGCAAATTGCTGTATATTAATGGCGTTTGGGAAGATCATTATATGTATGCAGTGGTTGAAGATCATTTTTGA
- a CDS encoding carbonic anhydrase codes for MTILSEILTFNETFVTEKKYEQYATTKFPDKHIVILTCMDTRLTELLPKAMNLKNGDAKIIKSAGAVVTHPFGGIMRSLLVAVYELQADEVYIVGHHDCGMSSINTDSIIDKMVDRGIDKNLFTTLKYSGVDMKDWLHGFQDVTESVKMSVDAVRNHPLMDSKVPVHGLVVHPDTGKLDIIVDGYSS; via the coding sequence ATGACAATACTTTCAGAAATTCTTACTTTCAACGAAACATTCGTAACGGAAAAAAAATACGAGCAGTACGCAACAACGAAGTTTCCCGATAAGCATATTGTTATTTTGACATGCATGGATACAAGGTTGACGGAATTACTCCCTAAAGCGATGAATCTAAAAAACGGCGATGCCAAAATTATTAAAAGTGCCGGTGCAGTCGTTACACATCCTTTTGGTGGAATTATGAGAAGTCTCCTCGTAGCTGTCTATGAACTACAAGCAGACGAAGTGTACATCGTGGGACATCATGATTGTGGAATGAGCTCCATTAACACAGACAGTATTATAGACAAAATGGTCGACCGCGGAATTGATAAAAATCTATTTACTACATTGAAATATTCCGGAGTCGATATGAAAGACTGGCTTCATGGTTTCCAAGACGTGACAGAAAGCGTCAAGATGAGTGTCGATGCAGTGCGCAATCATCCTCTAATGGATAGTAAAGTACCTGTCCACGGGCTTGTTGTCCATCCTGACACGGGTAAATTAGATATTATTGTAGACGGCTATTCTTCCTAA
- a CDS encoding YtxH domain-containing protein encodes MSKNKLVPFIFYGALVGAAVSMFDKTTRKQVTEKSKNLTADVRFYAKNPDIFTFKVREKKEKFQTVFEQLSGDVSYIKEQVEELKTLTPQVKELVVNTKDAFVESKDEYKALASDNIEQSNKEK; translated from the coding sequence ATGAGTAAAAATAAATTAGTTCCATTTATTTTTTACGGTGCACTTGTTGGTGCAGCAGTTAGTATGTTTGATAAAACAACGCGTAAACAGGTGACGGAAAAGTCGAAGAATCTGACAGCTGATGTTCGTTTTTATGCGAAAAACCCCGATATTTTTACATTCAAAGTACGGGAGAAAAAAGAGAAATTCCAAACAGTCTTTGAGCAACTATCAGGTGATGTATCGTATATAAAAGAACAAGTGGAGGAGCTGAAGACACTCACACCACAAGTGAAAGAGCTCGTTGTGAATACGAAGGATGCTTTTGTTGAATCAAAAGACGAATATAAAGCGCTAGCGAGTGATAATATAGAGCAATCGAATAAGGAAAAGTGA
- the map gene encoding type I methionyl aminopeptidase, translated as MIAKTEQDILALKKIGKIVAEIREAMKAATVPGKTTKEIDELGGRLFAEKGAISAPIDQYDFPGYTCISVNNEVAHGIPGERIIQDGDLVNIDVSGSYDGYFADTGISFVVGTPDDKKQQLCDVAKSAFELAMRNVKAGSSLNRIGKAVEREAKNHGLTVIKNLTGHGIGRSLHEEPQHILNYYDVSDKTLLKEGMVLAVEPFISQKAEHIIELGDGWTFVTPDNSLVAQIEHTIIVTKGEPILLTEI; from the coding sequence ATGATTGCAAAAACTGAACAGGATATCCTAGCGTTAAAAAAAATCGGCAAGATTGTCGCCGAAATTCGTGAAGCGATGAAAGCAGCAACAGTTCCCGGGAAAACAACGAAAGAAATCGACGAACTCGGAGGTCGCCTATTCGCAGAAAAAGGAGCCATCTCCGCGCCAATCGACCAATATGATTTCCCAGGTTATACATGTATTAGCGTCAACAACGAAGTGGCGCACGGCATTCCAGGCGAACGAATCATCCAAGACGGAGACCTCGTGAACATTGACGTATCAGGCTCCTACGATGGCTATTTTGCCGATACAGGTATTTCCTTTGTTGTCGGGACACCTGATGACAAAAAACAGCAACTATGTGATGTTGCCAAAAGCGCTTTCGAGCTTGCAATGAGGAACGTAAAAGCAGGTTCTAGTCTAAACAGAATCGGGAAAGCTGTTGAACGTGAAGCAAAAAATCATGGACTAACGGTTATTAAAAACTTGACTGGCCACGGTATCGGGAGATCTCTGCACGAAGAACCTCAACATATTTTGAATTATTACGATGTATCCGATAAAACACTTTTAAAAGAAGGCATGGTGCTTGCAGTTGAGCCATTCATCTCACAAAAAGCTGAGCACATTATCGAACTAGGCGACGGCTGGACATTCGTCACACCTGACAATTCCCTCGTTGCACAAATCGAACACACAATTATCGTCACAAAAGGCGAACCGATTCTTTTGACAGAAATTTAA